A stretch of the Pantoea nemavictus genome encodes the following:
- a CDS encoding ferritin-like domain-containing protein: MTIKTLQDLFVHDLSDIYSAEKQITKALPKMIRAATDPNLVAAFKQHLEETRGQIERIDQLVELTEGVQIKRMKCHALEGLAEEAQEIIDEVEQGPVRDAGLIGAAQKVEHYEIATYGTLRALALKLDYQDAAKLLGETLEEEKATDEKLTLIAEEQE, from the coding sequence ATGACGATTAAAACATTACAAGATCTGTTCGTGCATGATTTATCCGATATTTATAGTGCAGAAAAACAGATCACTAAAGCGCTGCCAAAAATGATTCGCGCGGCGACCGACCCCAATCTTGTCGCTGCGTTTAAACAGCATCTGGAAGAGACGCGTGGCCAAATTGAACGTATTGATCAATTGGTTGAGCTTACCGAAGGTGTGCAGATTAAACGCATGAAATGCCATGCGCTGGAAGGATTAGCCGAAGAGGCGCAGGAAATTATTGATGAAGTTGAACAGGGCCCGGTGAGAGATGCTGGCCTGATTGGCGCGGCGCAAAAAGTCGAGCATTACGAAATCGCTACCTACGGGACGTTACGCGCATTAGCGCTGAAACTCGATTATCAGGATGCGGCTAAGTTGCTGGGTGAAACGCTGGAAGAAGAAAAAGCCACCGACGAAAAACTGACGCTGATTGCTGAAGAGCAAGAGTGA
- a CDS encoding YnfU family zinc-binding protein — protein sequence MSWLNQFLETLGRREVKAQCPVCKKFCSQSSIKQARGQAMLCPHCKSLFIMEE from the coding sequence ATGAGCTGGTTAAACCAATTTTTAGAAACGCTGGGACGCCGCGAGGTAAAAGCGCAATGTCCAGTGTGTAAAAAGTTTTGCTCACAATCCTCAATCAAACAAGCACGCGGTCAGGCAATGTTGTGCCCGCACTGTAAATCGTTATTTATCATGGAAGAATAA
- the clcA gene encoding H(+)/Cl(-) exchange transporter ClcA — MPAKEHASEPKTFLRAGRFLLMQKLLRRDKTPVALLSLAALVGMLTGLVGVAFDKAVNYVVQMRLSLLDGLSGSPILTFIGAFLLSAILGGIGYFLVRRYAPEAGGSGIPEIEGALEELRPVRWWRVLPVKFFGGMGALGSGMVLGREGPTVQLGGNIGGMCVDLFRVRSSESRHTLLATGAAAGLSAAFNAPLAGILFIIEEMRPQFRYSLISIKAVFVGVIVSSVVFRICNGNEVIINIGQLRDAPTNTLWLYLVLGALFGGVGVAFNRAIFLAQDQFQRLHKGRIASWVMWGSLLAGFCGLIGLVLPQAINGGVTFIPEFSSGSYSALALFVVFALRTLITICCFSSGAPGGIFAPMLTLGTLLGTCYGQLCMQWLPGLQLEPATFAVAGMGALFAASVRAPLTGIVLVLEMTNNYQLILPMIITCLGATLAAQFFGGKPLYSSLLARTLAKTKQVEG, encoded by the coding sequence ATGCCTGCTAAAGAACACGCCTCCGAGCCCAAAACGTTTTTACGCGCAGGGCGCTTCTTGCTGATGCAGAAACTATTGCGCCGCGATAAAACGCCTGTCGCATTACTGTCATTGGCGGCGCTGGTTGGAATGTTAACCGGGCTGGTGGGGGTTGCCTTTGATAAAGCGGTCAATTATGTGGTGCAGATGCGATTGAGCTTGCTTGATGGCCTGAGCGGCAGTCCGATTCTTACCTTTATCGGCGCTTTTCTGTTATCAGCAATACTTGGTGGAATAGGATATTTTCTGGTGAGACGTTATGCGCCTGAAGCCGGTGGCTCAGGAATACCAGAAATTGAAGGCGCGCTGGAAGAGCTTCGTCCGGTGCGCTGGTGGCGAGTGCTGCCGGTTAAATTCTTTGGTGGGATGGGCGCATTAGGTTCTGGCATGGTATTGGGGCGAGAAGGACCAACGGTACAACTGGGCGGTAATATCGGCGGCATGTGTGTCGATCTCTTCCGCGTTCGCTCGTCTGAGTCGCGGCATACATTGCTGGCAACCGGTGCCGCCGCGGGTTTATCAGCGGCTTTCAATGCGCCTTTGGCCGGGATTCTTTTCATCATCGAAGAGATGCGACCACAGTTTCGTTATAGCCTGATTTCAATCAAAGCGGTGTTTGTCGGCGTTATCGTATCCAGTGTTGTCTTTCGTATCTGTAATGGCAATGAAGTAATCATCAATATCGGTCAGTTACGGGATGCCCCAACCAATACGCTTTGGCTCTATCTGGTGTTAGGCGCGTTGTTTGGTGGTGTTGGCGTGGCTTTCAATCGCGCCATTTTTCTCGCGCAAGACCAATTTCAGCGATTACATAAAGGGCGCATTGCATCGTGGGTAATGTGGGGGAGCTTGCTAGCCGGCTTCTGTGGTTTAATTGGCCTCGTGCTGCCGCAAGCGATTAACGGTGGGGTTACATTTATTCCGGAATTCTCCAGCGGCAGTTACAGTGCGCTGGCACTGTTTGTTGTTTTTGCTCTGCGTACGCTAATCACGATTTGCTGCTTCTCCTCCGGGGCTCCCGGCGGCATTTTTGCACCGATGCTGACATTGGGCACCTTATTAGGCACCTGCTACGGGCAATTATGTATGCAGTGGTTGCCTGGCTTGCAGTTGGAACCGGCAACGTTTGCCGTGGCCGGTATGGGCGCACTGTTTGCCGCTTCGGTTCGCGCTCCGCTAACCGGTATTGTGCTGGTGCTTGAGATGACCAATAACTATCAGCTGATTTTGCCGATGATCATTACCTGTCTGGGGGCAACATTAGCCGCCCAATTTTTTGGCGGTAAACCGCTCTATTCCTCATTACTCGCCCGCACGCTGGCGAAGACAAAGCAGGTTGAAGGTTAA
- a CDS encoding GH36-type glycosyl hydrolase domain-containing protein, which produces MKNKLPTGLIINSSTLPATERTSIEFLHESGIYQANRPDVFSEQQMENYGARLAKTHHLSTAKKSYKLLQRLAENEQALIKSAEILSTGDKRNLTPAGEWLLDNFYIIEEQIRMVRQLLPTKFGQGLPALTEPSHTLRIQAIADEMISHSDGRLESAVLSRFIQAYQRVTPLLMGELWALPAMLRFALLDNLARIAQGVAEIHLERSQAGAWIDEIVHHSAKDATRVIQVIAEMAHKNEQLSGAFVAELARKLNGQNHSLALTWVEQHLLNTGRNTADVIEQFNRQLSLSQLSVSNSITGLRQLGEINWQDFVESLSLVEQVLVQDPAGIYPQMHFDSRDQYRHVIEELARQSQFDELAVANQALTLCRQAGLPPRQQHIGYFLLDKGRTQLEQQLQPRSSLLSQARHHLSQTPLLSWLGSLTLLTTAFSAETLLVTHHAGMSVVLWILLVPAVILISSQLALQLLSEVTTRTRHPVPLPRLNFEQAVPDGDRTLVVIPCLISTKTGTDTLLRSLETSYLGNALDNISFALLADFTDSVAEHEVQDDEVIGYAVLKIEALNRRYSSKANHDVLFTLLHRNRVHNPSQGVWMGYERKRGKLHALNRWLQGEAEMFNVIVGANQAQMRTVKYVITLDSDTILPRETAHKLIGIMAHPLNAPVFDERLNRVVEGYAILQPRLAEEIPPFGQGLYARLSSSVPGNDAYSSMSSDIYQDLFGEGSFVGKGIYDVAAFSRATRNTCPENLVLSHDLLEGCYARSGVVSNVVLYEHYPDNYLSDVARRFRWVRGDWQLLNWLRLQVRLEDGGHQANPLSALSRWKLFDNLRRSLVAPALLMLICLSFTTVANPLFWLSCIVLFLLLPGILALGIEGMRKSKKRAWQHHLSILATDALTRLSRAGLTLATIPHESYWSLKAIIITLWRLNVSGQFLNEWKSASAGSAANVPTLRHFYRAMWINPLAGVALSLLTVLLNPSLTALVVPLALLWLATPWLLWRLSKPAEARQKKLSVEQQQFLRSSARHTWAWFEDFVTAEHNHLPPDNFQEVLQPTVAHRTSPTNIGLSLLATLTAWDFGYVMQKQVISRTLATLDSLDRMEHFRGHLYNWYDTYTLKPLQPRYVSTVDSGNLAAHLATLQAGLAQWKQQPLLSLAIIMAGLNDTLLLAKTQLGAERNDRWDEVAEQFVVLQQAAPAAITHQLSALITLSEILLAQMKMPPLQVKWFELFIRQLLDFQQEWALFFSWITPEHTLPATLPSLLWLSELGTHYPELDAQQSAPVMWAARERMATLLELEGRLDDHAKMDFRFLYVESTALLSVGYSLDSGLLDKGSYDLFPSEVRLTHYYAISANQLPVKSWFVLGRLFTQLDNQPAVMSWSGSMFEYLMPHLVMPVYPDTLLEKMALSAVKQQIASGEAAQIPWGVSESAYAAFDDSQNYQYKAFGTPELGLKRGLSDDHVVAPYASMLALMVLPLQAIDNLMKLKKMGACGKYGFYEALDFTAHRLARGQQFVAVKTYMAHHQGMGLLAISHLLLNAPMVARFMSSARFQSSYLLLQERVPDDIELYTPRRQFVDNSDNKPRSDAPELREFSGAAAHLPQLQLLSNANYHVMVTQSGTGYSLWKGLALTRWRADGTCNQHGIFCYIRDRQSGEVISPTFQPSGVTQAQHLARFTNAGAEFEARSESLSARLHVVVSPEDDVEIRRLVLTNHSRQLREIDITSYAEVVLAPAASDLAHPAFSNLFVQTEIVAELEAILTHRRPREAKTEPVWMFHALLIHGASERDTHYETDRAQFIGRGNTTANPQAVAPGGVLSGSAGSVLDPLLSIRQKIQLRPGKSITLDLLYGVTEQRAACLALIEKYRNNVYANRVFEMAASHSQVALRQLNIAAEDASLYNQLASAVIFASPEMRGDSQRLLQNRLGQTALWRHSLSGDLPIVLVRIENGTQLSLVSNLIKAHQYWRQKGLTVDLVILNGEQGGYQQLLQNQLVKMIASGDVQQLTDKPGGIFIRQSDHLVFEDITLLLSVAAVVLEGRHGSLADQLTVLLKPQPTPPSAHFLPAKHAAPAPVSLTLPDTLQLFNGTGGYNADGSEYHILLPEEHQTPAPWCNVLANKQFGSVISESGQAYSWYENAHEYRLTPWHNDPVSDTSGEAFYLRDEESGDVWSPMPLPLRGKGDYLTQHGMGYSRFMHQEQGICSSVTTFVAGEDAAKITLIQLSNLSGRTRYMSITGYVEWVLGELVSQSARHVQTSSANVESGSTILAVNPYVSAGSTRTAFFAASGNQIAFSGNRLECLGRNGSTRNPAMMQARGLSGNTGAGLDPCASLQTLTTLIDGDTRTFVFVLGAAEDSGSALALMQQFLPTDRAEAELERVKRHWRGLLDKVAVFTPDRAVNLLANRWLLYQTLASRLLARSGYYQSGGAFGFRDQLQDTLSLTHAAPQLLRDQLLLCASRQFIEGDVQHWWHPPSGRGVITRCSDDYLWLPFALCHYISATDDLALLELQVAYLEAPPLPAEEESVYSLPNISQQSENLWDHALRAIKHGLNFGEHGLPLMGSGDWNDGMSAVGIAGKGESVWLGFFLYTVLTRFAALSERLGKTETASLCQRQADELKTALNQVAWDGEWFLRGYFDSGETLGSHSNAECRIDAIAQSWSVLSGAGDQAKSASAMQALDRQLVDSDNGLIRLLTPPFNGVGPNPGYIRGYLPGIRENGGQYTHGALWAIMAFAEMSQVDRAWALLALINPINHSLNAADVETYKVEPYVMAADVYSAENHEGRGGWTWYTGSAGWAYQLIIESLLGITRHGDKLQLRPRLPAAWPGAKVIYREGEGVYEIDITRASGDYQLWLDDERCAADQITLSSAAGHHQVRIISDGNHHSTH; this is translated from the coding sequence ATGAAAAATAAACTTCCCACCGGGTTGATCATAAACAGTAGTACGCTGCCGGCAACGGAACGTACCAGTATTGAATTTTTACATGAAAGCGGCATTTATCAGGCGAACCGGCCAGATGTTTTTTCCGAGCAGCAAATGGAAAATTATGGCGCGCGATTAGCAAAAACTCATCACCTCTCTACAGCGAAGAAAAGTTATAAATTATTGCAACGTCTGGCAGAGAACGAGCAGGCGCTGATAAAAAGTGCGGAAATATTAAGTACCGGTGATAAGCGTAATCTGACGCCTGCCGGCGAATGGCTGTTGGATAATTTCTATATTATCGAAGAGCAGATTCGCATGGTGCGCCAACTACTGCCGACCAAATTTGGTCAGGGATTGCCCGCGTTGACTGAACCTAGCCACACGCTGCGCATTCAGGCGATTGCTGATGAGATGATCAGCCACAGCGACGGTCGTCTGGAATCGGCGGTGTTATCACGCTTTATTCAGGCCTATCAGCGCGTTACCCCGCTGCTAATGGGTGAGCTCTGGGCGCTGCCAGCCATGCTGCGCTTTGCATTACTCGATAACCTGGCGCGCATTGCCCAGGGCGTAGCCGAAATTCATCTGGAAAGAAGCCAGGCGGGTGCGTGGATTGATGAGATCGTTCATCATTCGGCCAAAGATGCCACCCGCGTCATTCAGGTAATTGCTGAGATGGCGCACAAAAATGAGCAGTTGTCCGGAGCCTTTGTCGCTGAACTGGCGCGCAAGCTCAATGGCCAGAATCACTCACTGGCGCTAACCTGGGTTGAACAACATCTGCTTAATACCGGCCGTAATACCGCGGATGTGATTGAACAATTTAACCGCCAGCTGTCGCTGAGCCAGCTTTCCGTCAGCAACAGTATTACCGGACTCCGTCAGCTGGGTGAAATCAACTGGCAGGATTTTGTTGAATCGCTGAGTCTGGTGGAACAGGTGTTGGTGCAGGATCCGGCGGGGATTTATCCGCAGATGCACTTTGACAGCCGCGATCAATATCGCCATGTGATAGAGGAGTTGGCGCGACAGAGCCAGTTTGATGAGCTTGCCGTCGCCAATCAGGCACTGACGCTGTGTCGTCAGGCTGGATTGCCGCCGCGCCAGCAACATATCGGTTATTTCTTGCTGGATAAAGGGCGCACGCAGCTTGAGCAACAGCTGCAGCCGCGCAGTTCCTTGCTGAGTCAGGCACGCCATCACCTGAGTCAGACGCCGCTTCTCTCCTGGTTAGGCAGCCTGACGCTACTCACCACTGCCTTTAGCGCCGAAACACTGCTGGTCACCCATCACGCCGGTATGTCTGTGGTGCTGTGGATCTTATTAGTGCCAGCGGTGATCTTAATCAGCAGTCAGCTCGCCCTGCAGCTGCTGAGCGAGGTCACGACACGCACCCGCCATCCGGTTCCTTTGCCACGCCTCAATTTCGAACAGGCGGTGCCCGATGGCGACCGCACATTGGTGGTGATTCCCTGTCTGATCAGCACAAAAACCGGCACGGATACCCTGTTACGCTCGCTGGAAACCAGCTATCTCGGCAATGCCCTCGACAACATTTCGTTTGCGCTATTGGCCGATTTCACCGACAGCGTGGCCGAACATGAGGTGCAGGATGATGAAGTCATTGGCTATGCGGTGCTGAAAATTGAGGCGCTGAACCGACGCTACAGCAGTAAAGCCAACCACGATGTGCTGTTTACCCTGCTGCACCGCAATCGGGTACATAACCCGTCGCAGGGCGTATGGATGGGATACGAGCGCAAGCGCGGCAAACTGCATGCGCTGAATCGCTGGCTGCAGGGTGAAGCGGAGATGTTTAACGTCATCGTCGGTGCCAATCAGGCGCAAATGCGCACGGTGAAATACGTCATCACCCTCGACAGCGACACTATCCTGCCGCGTGAAACCGCCCACAAGCTAATTGGCATCATGGCGCACCCGCTGAATGCCCCCGTTTTCGATGAGCGCTTAAACCGCGTGGTGGAAGGTTATGCCATTCTTCAGCCGCGCCTGGCGGAAGAGATTCCACCGTTCGGGCAAGGCCTCTACGCGCGCCTTTCCAGCAGCGTGCCCGGAAATGATGCTTACTCCTCAATGTCATCAGATATCTATCAGGATCTGTTTGGCGAAGGCTCGTTTGTCGGCAAGGGAATCTATGATGTGGCAGCGTTTTCGCGCGCGACGCGTAATACCTGCCCGGAAAATCTGGTGCTCAGTCATGACCTGCTTGAGGGCTGTTATGCGCGATCCGGCGTGGTCAGCAATGTGGTGCTGTATGAACATTACCCTGACAACTATTTGAGCGATGTCGCGCGCCGTTTTCGCTGGGTGCGCGGTGACTGGCAGCTACTTAACTGGTTGCGGCTGCAGGTGCGTCTTGAAGATGGCGGCCATCAGGCTAATCCGCTCAGCGCGCTTTCGCGCTGGAAATTGTTCGATAACCTGCGACGTAGCCTGGTGGCACCGGCATTGCTGATGCTGATCTGCCTGAGCTTCACCACTGTAGCTAATCCCCTGTTTTGGCTCAGTTGTATTGTCCTCTTCCTGCTACTACCTGGTATTCTGGCGCTGGGCATTGAGGGCATGCGCAAAAGTAAAAAGCGCGCCTGGCAACATCATTTATCTATCCTCGCCACCGATGCATTGACGCGACTGAGCAGAGCGGGACTCACCCTGGCGACCATACCGCATGAAAGTTACTGGTCGCTGAAAGCGATTATTATCACGCTGTGGCGACTCAACGTGAGCGGGCAATTTCTGAATGAATGGAAAAGCGCCTCGGCTGGCAGTGCCGCAAATGTCCCGACCCTGCGTCATTTCTATCGCGCTATGTGGATTAATCCGCTGGCCGGCGTTGCACTGTCACTTTTGACCGTCCTGCTTAACCCCTCATTGACCGCATTGGTCGTGCCGCTGGCACTGCTTTGGCTGGCAACACCGTGGCTGTTATGGCGCTTAAGTAAACCGGCCGAAGCCCGCCAGAAAAAGCTCTCGGTTGAGCAGCAGCAGTTTTTACGTTCTAGCGCCCGACATACCTGGGCGTGGTTTGAAGATTTCGTCACCGCCGAGCATAACCACTTACCGCCGGATAATTTCCAGGAGGTGCTGCAGCCCACCGTGGCGCACCGCACGTCGCCAACCAATATTGGCCTGTCACTGCTTGCCACGTTAACGGCCTGGGATTTTGGTTACGTGATGCAGAAACAGGTGATTTCGCGCACCCTCGCCACGCTCGACAGTCTTGATCGCATGGAGCATTTTCGGGGGCATCTCTACAACTGGTATGACACCTACACGCTTAAACCGCTGCAGCCGCGCTACGTCTCCACCGTGGACAGCGGCAACCTTGCGGCGCATCTGGCAACCTTGCAGGCTGGACTGGCGCAGTGGAAACAGCAGCCGCTGCTGTCATTGGCGATAATCATGGCTGGCTTAAACGACACCTTGTTACTGGCTAAAACGCAGCTCGGTGCCGAACGCAATGACCGCTGGGATGAAGTGGCCGAACAGTTTGTGGTGCTGCAACAGGCTGCACCTGCTGCCATCACTCATCAACTCTCCGCCCTGATTACGCTGAGTGAAATTTTGCTGGCGCAGATGAAGATGCCGCCGCTGCAGGTGAAATGGTTTGAATTGTTCATCCGTCAGCTTCTCGATTTTCAGCAAGAGTGGGCGCTGTTTTTCAGCTGGATCACTCCTGAACATACGCTGCCTGCCACCTTGCCTTCACTTCTGTGGCTGAGCGAATTAGGTACGCATTATCCTGAGCTGGACGCGCAGCAATCGGCTCCGGTGATGTGGGCGGCGCGGGAACGTATGGCGACCTTACTGGAATTGGAAGGTCGACTGGACGATCACGCCAAAATGGATTTCCGCTTTCTCTATGTTGAGAGCACCGCGCTGCTCAGCGTCGGTTATAGCCTCGACAGCGGCCTGCTCGATAAAGGCAGCTATGATCTTTTCCCCTCCGAAGTGCGGCTTACACACTACTATGCGATCTCAGCCAATCAGCTTCCGGTAAAAAGCTGGTTCGTATTGGGCCGTTTATTCACGCAGCTTGATAACCAACCGGCGGTGATGTCGTGGAGCGGATCGATGTTCGAGTACCTGATGCCGCATCTGGTGATGCCGGTGTACCCGGATACGCTGCTGGAAAAAATGGCCTTATCCGCAGTGAAGCAACAAATCGCCTCTGGCGAAGCCGCGCAGATTCCGTGGGGGGTGTCAGAATCGGCTTACGCCGCCTTTGATGATAGTCAGAACTACCAATACAAAGCGTTTGGTACGCCGGAACTGGGCCTGAAGCGCGGCCTGAGCGATGATCATGTCGTTGCGCCCTACGCATCGATGCTGGCGTTAATGGTGCTGCCGCTTCAGGCCATCGATAACCTGATGAAGCTGAAAAAAATGGGTGCCTGCGGTAAGTATGGATTTTATGAGGCGCTCGACTTTACTGCTCATCGGCTGGCGCGCGGTCAGCAATTTGTCGCCGTTAAAACCTACATGGCGCATCACCAGGGCATGGGATTACTGGCGATTTCGCATCTGCTACTCAATGCGCCGATGGTGGCGCGTTTCATGTCGAGTGCACGCTTCCAGTCCTCATACTTACTGCTGCAAGAGCGAGTGCCGGACGACATTGAGCTCTATACGCCGCGTCGTCAGTTTGTCGACAATTCAGATAATAAGCCGCGCTCTGACGCGCCCGAACTGCGCGAATTTAGCGGTGCGGCCGCGCATCTGCCGCAATTGCAACTGCTGTCGAACGCCAATTACCATGTGATGGTCACGCAATCCGGCACCGGCTATAGCCTGTGGAAAGGGCTGGCGTTAACCCGCTGGCGCGCGGATGGCACCTGCAACCAGCATGGTATCTTCTGCTATATCCGCGATCGCCAGTCCGGCGAGGTAATTAGCCCAACATTCCAGCCGAGCGGGGTTACACAGGCGCAGCATCTGGCGCGTTTCACCAACGCCGGCGCGGAGTTTGAGGCGCGCAGTGAAAGCCTCAGCGCACGTCTGCATGTGGTGGTATCACCGGAAGATGATGTGGAAATCCGCCGCCTGGTTCTGACCAACCATTCACGCCAGCTGCGCGAGATCGATATCACCAGTTATGCCGAAGTGGTGCTGGCGCCTGCTGCCAGCGATCTGGCGCATCCGGCGTTCAGCAACCTGTTCGTGCAGACCGAGATTGTTGCCGAGCTTGAGGCGATTCTAACGCATCGCCGTCCGCGCGAAGCCAAAACCGAGCCGGTGTGGATGTTTCACGCCCTGCTGATTCATGGCGCGAGCGAGCGCGACACCCACTATGAAACCGATCGCGCGCAGTTTATTGGCCGTGGCAATACCACCGCCAATCCACAAGCCGTTGCGCCCGGCGGCGTCCTCAGCGGCAGTGCGGGATCGGTGCTTGATCCGCTGCTCTCCATTCGCCAGAAAATTCAGCTCAGGCCCGGTAAATCCATCACGCTCGATCTGCTGTATGGCGTCACCGAGCAGCGTGCCGCCTGCCTGGCGCTGATTGAGAAGTATCGCAACAACGTCTACGCCAATCGGGTGTTTGAAATGGCGGCGTCGCACAGCCAGGTGGCGCTGCGTCAGCTCAATATTGCCGCTGAAGATGCCAGTTTGTATAACCAACTCGCCAGCGCGGTGATTTTTGCCAGTCCTGAAATGCGCGGCGACAGTCAACGTTTGCTGCAGAATCGTCTGGGCCAGACCGCCTTGTGGCGCCACTCGCTGTCGGGCGACCTGCCTATTGTGCTGGTGCGCATTGAAAACGGTACGCAACTCAGTCTGGTAAGTAACTTGATTAAGGCGCATCAATACTGGCGGCAAAAAGGGCTAACGGTGGATTTAGTCATCCTCAACGGTGAGCAAGGAGGCTATCAGCAACTGCTGCAAAACCAGTTGGTTAAGATGATTGCCAGCGGAGATGTCCAGCAGCTCACCGACAAACCTGGCGGCATCTTCATCCGCCAAAGCGATCACCTGGTGTTTGAGGACATCACGCTGTTACTCAGCGTGGCGGCCGTGGTGCTGGAAGGACGTCACGGCAGTTTAGCCGATCAGCTCACGGTGCTATTAAAACCTCAGCCCACGCCGCCATCCGCTCACTTCCTGCCCGCTAAACATGCCGCGCCTGCGCCCGTCAGCCTCACGCTGCCTGACACCCTGCAGCTGTTTAACGGCACCGGCGGCTATAACGCGGATGGCAGCGAGTATCATATTTTGTTGCCTGAGGAGCATCAGACGCCTGCTCCCTGGTGTAACGTTCTGGCCAACAAGCAGTTTGGCAGCGTGATCTCTGAAAGTGGCCAGGCTTACAGCTGGTATGAAAATGCGCATGAGTATCGGCTGACGCCGTGGCATAACGATCCGGTAAGCGATACCTCGGGCGAAGCCTTTTATCTGCGCGATGAAGAGAGCGGCGATGTCTGGTCGCCGATGCCGCTACCGCTACGCGGTAAAGGCGATTATTTAACCCAGCACGGCATGGGTTACAGCCGCTTTATGCACCAGGAGCAAGGCATTTGTAGCAGCGTCACCACCTTTGTCGCCGGTGAAGATGCGGCGAAAATTACCCTGATTCAGCTCAGCAACCTATCCGGCAGAACCCGTTATATGTCGATTACCGGCTACGTTGAATGGGTGTTAGGTGAACTGGTAAGCCAGTCTGCACGCCATGTACAGACCTCCTCGGCGAACGTTGAGTCTGGCAGCACCATCCTTGCGGTGAATCCTTACGTCAGTGCTGGCTCGACTCGCACTGCGTTCTTTGCCGCATCGGGCAATCAAATCGCCTTCAGCGGCAATCGTCTTGAATGCCTCGGCCGTAATGGCTCGACGCGTAACCCGGCGATGATGCAAGCGCGCGGACTTTCGGGTAATACCGGTGCAGGCCTGGATCCCTGCGCCAGCCTGCAGACGCTGACCACGCTCATTGATGGCGATACGCGCACCTTCGTCTTTGTTTTAGGCGCGGCAGAAGATAGCGGATCGGCTTTGGCGCTAATGCAGCAGTTCCTGCCGACCGATCGCGCGGAAGCCGAGCTGGAGAGAGTCAAAAGACATTGGCGCGGCCTGTTAGATAAAGTGGCAGTGTTTACTCCCGATCGCGCGGTGAATTTGCTGGCGAATCGTTGGTTGCTGTATCAAACCCTGGCCAGCCGATTACTGGCACGCAGCGGCTATTATCAGTCGGGTGGCGCCTTCGGCTTTCGCGATCAGTTGCAGGATACGCTGTCTCTCACCCATGCCGCACCGCAGCTGCTGCGCGATCAATTGCTGTTGTGTGCCTCGCGACAGTTTATTGAAGGCGATGTGCAGCATTGGTGGCATCCACCTTCAGGACGCGGTGTCATAACGCGCTGTTCGGATGATTACCTCTGGCTCCCCTTTGCGCTTTGTCATTACATCAGCGCCACGGACGATCTGGCGCTACTCGAACTGCAGGTTGCCTATCTCGAAGCGCCACCTCTGCCTGCTGAGGAGGAATCGGTGTATAGCCTGCCGAACATCAGCCAACAGAGTGAAAACCTGTGGGATCATGCGTTACGCGCCATCAAGCATGGCCTGAATTTTGGTGAGCATGGGCTGCCGCTGATGGGATCTGGCGACTGGAATGACGGTATGAGCGCGGTCGGCATCGCTGGCAAAGGCGAAAGTGTCTGGCTGGGCTTTTTCCTCTACACCGTGCTTACCCGCTTTGCTGCACTCTCAGAACGCCTTGGGAAAACCGAAACCGCCAGCCTGTGTCAGCGCCAGGCCGATGAGTTAAAAACCGCGCTCAACCAGGTTGCGTGGGATGGCGAATGGTTTCTGCGCGGCTACTTCGACAGCGGTGAAACGCTGGGGTCGCACAGCAACGCCGAGTGCCGTATCGATGCCATCGCCCAGAGCTGGTCAGTGCTGTCGGGCGCGGGCGATCAAGCCAAATCTGCCTCGGCGATGCAGGCGCTCGATCGTCAACTGGTCGATAGCGATAACGGATTGATTAGGCTGCTGACGCCGCCATTTAACGGCGTTGGCCCCAATCCTGGCTACATCCGTGGTTATCTGCCGGGCATTCGGGAAAACGGCGGCCAGTACACTCACGGCGCGCTGTGGGCGATCATGGCATTTGCCGAAATGAGCCAGGTCGACCGCGCCTGGGCGCTGCTGGCGCTGATCAACCCAATCAATCACAGCCTGAATGCCGCTGATGTAGAAACCTACAAGGTGGAACCTTATGTGATGGCCGCCGATGTCTACAGCGCCGAGAATCATGAAGGCCGAGGCGGCTGGACCTGGTACACCGGCTCTGCGGGCTGGGCCTATCAGCTCATCATCGAGAGCCTGCTGGGTATCACCCGCCATGGCGATAAGCTGCAGCTGCGGCCGCGTCTACCGGCGGCGTGGCCGGGCGCAAAAGTGATCTATCGCGAGGGTGAAGGCGTTTATGAAATTGATATCACGCGTGCGTCAGGGGATTACCAACTGTGGCTGGATGATGAGCGTTGTGCCGCCGACCAGATCACCTTGAGCAGCGCAGCCGGACACCATCAGGTGAGGATTATCTCGGACGGTAACCATCACTCGACTCATTAG